The following proteins come from a genomic window of Miscanthus floridulus cultivar M001 chromosome 2, ASM1932011v1, whole genome shotgun sequence:
- the LOC136540664 gene encoding beta-glucuronosyltransferase GlcAT14A-like, with amino-acid sequence MDNLPRTQLMYCTNMPLPHRKYFQTVLCNSPEFNKTVVNHDLHYSTWHAHSKNEPRLLTIDDVENMTDSGAAFGTRFPKDDHVLDHIDAEILHRLPGEPVTGGWCIGVGHDSPCDISGNPDVLRPGPKAIKLAKFLAERLSYQNFYGHQCIWD; translated from the coding sequence ATGGATAATCTGCCAAGAACTCAGCTGATGTACTGCACTAACATGCCCTTGCCACACAGGAAGTATTTTCAGACAGTTCTTTGCAACTCCCCTGAATTCAACAAGACTGTAGTTAACCATGATCTGCACTATTCAACATGGCATGCTCATTCCAAAAACGAGCCACGCCTACTGACTATAGATGACGTAGAAAATATGACCGATAGTGGTGCAGCCTTTGGGACTAGATTTCCGAAAGATGatcatgtgcttgatcacattgaTGCCGAAATTTTACACCGCCTTCCTGGAGAGCCAGTTACAGGAGGATGGTGCATAGGTGTTGGGCATGACAGTCCATGCGACATTTCAGGTAACCCAGATGTTCTTAGACCTGGGCCTAAGGCTATAAAACTTGCTAAGTTCCTTGCTGAAAGGCTGTCATATCAGAACTTTTATGGCCATCAATGTATATGGGATTGA